A single region of the Marinobacter nanhaiticus D15-8W genome encodes:
- a CDS encoding mannose-1-phosphate guanylyltransferase/mannose-6-phosphate isomerase has translation MLAVILSGGSGTRLWPLSREAYPKQFLPVVSDESLLAETIDRGLKLDPQTRVMAITNEDHRFVVAAHMQKMAAGKVDGIILEPVGRNTAPAIALAALAAAESDPEELLLVMPSDHVLRDRAAFADAVQIGAKAAASGKLVTFGVVPTSPHTGYGYIRGGDLANGYAPVDAFVEKPDESTAKSYLDQGGYYWNSGMFLFRADRYLEELGRHNPDMLKACKAAFAGRESDLDFVRVDHEAFEACPDDSIDYAVMEKTKDAVVVPLNAGWSDVGSWSALWEIQPQDEHGNVCRGDVITEDVSGSYIHSEGRLIAALGVSDHVIVETDDVVLVADRNRVQDVKKLVAQVKTLGREEHRFHKKVHRPWGTYEGIAMGERFQVKRITVNPGASLSLQKHHHRAEHWIVVKGTAAVVRGDDEIMLTEDQSTYIPVGHRHRLTNPGVIPLELIEVQTGSYLGEDDIVRYADTYNRA, from the coding sequence ATGCTAGCTGTCATTCTCTCTGGTGGATCCGGAACGCGCCTTTGGCCGCTCTCCCGCGAAGCCTATCCCAAGCAGTTTCTTCCGGTTGTATCCGACGAGTCCCTTCTAGCTGAAACCATAGACCGTGGACTCAAACTCGATCCGCAGACGAGAGTCATGGCGATCACCAACGAGGATCATCGGTTCGTAGTGGCAGCTCACATGCAGAAGATGGCGGCTGGGAAAGTGGATGGCATCATTCTCGAACCGGTGGGCCGAAATACAGCGCCGGCAATCGCGCTGGCGGCACTGGCGGCAGCAGAGAGCGATCCCGAAGAACTTTTGCTGGTGATGCCTTCCGATCACGTTTTGCGGGATCGAGCTGCATTCGCTGATGCCGTGCAGATAGGTGCTAAAGCCGCAGCGTCGGGCAAGCTGGTCACCTTTGGCGTCGTCCCCACGTCGCCTCATACCGGATACGGCTATATTCGCGGAGGCGACCTGGCGAACGGCTATGCGCCTGTCGATGCGTTTGTGGAAAAGCCCGACGAATCGACGGCAAAGTCGTACCTCGACCAAGGTGGCTACTACTGGAATAGCGGCATGTTCCTGTTCCGGGCTGATCGCTATCTCGAAGAATTGGGCAGGCACAATCCGGACATGCTTAAGGCCTGCAAGGCGGCCTTCGCTGGCCGTGAGTCGGATCTCGATTTTGTTCGTGTGGATCACGAGGCCTTCGAAGCCTGCCCCGACGATTCAATTGACTACGCCGTTATGGAAAAAACCAAGGATGCGGTAGTCGTTCCGCTCAATGCGGGTTGGAGCGATGTCGGTTCCTGGTCCGCACTCTGGGAGATCCAGCCTCAGGACGAACACGGCAACGTCTGTCGTGGCGACGTCATTACGGAGGACGTGAGCGGTTCCTACATACACTCTGAAGGTCGTCTTATCGCTGCATTGGGTGTGAGCGACCACGTGATCGTCGAGACCGACGATGTTGTCCTCGTGGCGGATAGAAATCGGGTCCAGGATGTGAAGAAGCTCGTGGCCCAGGTTAAAACCCTGGGGCGGGAGGAACATCGCTTCCATAAAAAAGTGCATCGTCCCTGGGGCACCTACGAAGGCATAGCCATGGGGGAGCGTTTCCAGGTGAAGCGTATTACCGTTAACCCCGGGGCTTCCCTCTCTCTCCAGAAGCACCATCATCGAGCGGAGCACTGGATTGTCGTGAAGGGCACCGCTGCAGTCGTTCGGGGGGATGACGAAATCATGCTGACTGAGGATCAGTCGACCTATATCCCGGTCGGTCATCGCCATCGACTAACCAATCCGGGTGTAATCCCGTTGGAGCTGATCGAGGTGCAGACCGGCAGCTACCTCGGTGAGGACGATATCGTTCGCTACGCCGATACCTATAATCGCGCCTGA
- a CDS encoding sugar transferase → MIRFFDFVFSLIGLLLSLPLLSVVVIIGFFDTGSPIFRQQRVGRYRQPFTLVKFRTMKKDTASVASHLASKDAITRFGRFLRRSKLDELPQLWNVLTGEMSLVGPRPCLFSQEKLISEREIRNVYDSRPGITGLAQINDIDMSTPRLLAETDAKLLAELNVRNYFHYIVMTLLGKGSGDRVKG, encoded by the coding sequence TTGATTCGATTTTTTGACTTTGTTTTTTCGTTGATCGGCCTATTGCTGAGTTTGCCACTTTTATCAGTGGTTGTGATTATTGGATTTTTCGATACTGGCTCTCCAATTTTTAGACAGCAGCGAGTAGGGCGGTATAGGCAGCCGTTCACCTTGGTCAAGTTCCGGACCATGAAAAAGGATACAGCTTCAGTTGCCAGTCATCTAGCGAGCAAAGATGCTATCACACGATTTGGTCGTTTTCTGAGACGCTCCAAACTTGATGAGCTGCCCCAGCTCTGGAATGTATTGACGGGGGAAATGAGCCTAGTTGGTCCCCGTCCTTGCCTTTTTTCTCAGGAGAAACTTATCTCTGAGAGAGAGATTCGGAATGTGTATGACTCAAGGCCAGGGATAACTGGGTTAGCACAAATCAACGATATCGATATGTCGACCCCACGACTATTGGCTGAGACTGATGCTAAGCTACTGGCCGAGTTAAATGTTCGGAATTACTTTCACTACATTGTAATGACCTTGCTAGGCAAAGGCTCAGGAGATCGAGTAAAGGGCTAA
- the tviB gene encoding Vi polysaccharide biosynthesis UDP-N-acetylglucosamine C-6 dehydrogenase TviB gives MKKIGIIGLGYVGLPLAVAFGEKREVVGFDINGKRIVELKQGVDFTREVSKEELAESRHLSFTDSLEGISDCQIYIVTVPTPIDEFKSPDLTPLVKASETVGKVLKKGDIVIYESTVYPGATEEVCVPVLEKFSGLAFNQDFYAGYSPERINPGDKEHRVTTIKKVTAGSTPEIADEVDALYAGVITAGTHKASSIKVAEAAKVIENTQRDVNIALMNELSMIFCRLGIDTHEVLAAAGTKWNFLPFKPGLVGGHCIGVDPYYLTHKAQAVGYHPEMILAGRRVNDGMGAYAASELVKGMIRAGQTISGARVLVLGLTFKENCPDLRNTRVIDVIRELSDFGCKVDVADAWANNEEAVHEYGISLCELSEKQIYDGVILTVPHREYVEMGAEEIRSYLKSSGIFYDLKGTFDKTSSHLRL, from the coding sequence ATGAAAAAAATTGGAATTATCGGCTTGGGTTACGTTGGCTTGCCACTGGCCGTTGCCTTTGGCGAGAAGCGGGAAGTCGTCGGTTTTGATATCAACGGGAAGCGAATCGTCGAGCTCAAGCAGGGTGTGGACTTTACGCGCGAAGTGTCCAAGGAGGAACTGGCCGAGTCCAGGCATCTCTCATTTACGGACTCATTGGAAGGTATCAGTGACTGCCAGATCTACATTGTCACTGTCCCGACCCCGATTGATGAATTCAAGTCGCCTGATCTGACGCCGCTGGTAAAGGCTAGTGAAACCGTAGGCAAGGTGCTCAAGAAAGGCGATATCGTCATTTATGAATCGACGGTTTACCCCGGCGCTACTGAAGAAGTCTGTGTCCCTGTGTTGGAGAAGTTTTCAGGCCTGGCCTTTAACCAAGACTTCTATGCGGGTTATAGCCCAGAACGTATTAACCCCGGCGACAAGGAGCATCGCGTTACGACGATTAAAAAAGTAACGGCCGGGTCGACGCCTGAAATAGCGGATGAAGTCGACGCGTTATACGCCGGCGTGATTACTGCAGGGACCCACAAGGCAAGCTCCATAAAAGTGGCCGAAGCGGCCAAGGTCATCGAGAACACTCAGCGCGACGTCAATATCGCATTGATGAACGAGCTCTCGATGATATTTTGCCGTCTGGGTATCGATACCCATGAAGTGCTCGCTGCTGCCGGCACCAAATGGAACTTTCTGCCCTTCAAACCTGGACTCGTTGGCGGCCATTGTATCGGTGTCGACCCATACTACCTGACTCACAAAGCCCAGGCTGTGGGCTACCATCCGGAAATGATCCTGGCGGGCCGCCGTGTCAATGATGGTATGGGCGCTTATGCAGCGTCCGAACTTGTGAAAGGTATGATTAGGGCGGGGCAGACTATTTCCGGTGCCCGAGTGCTTGTCCTTGGTCTGACGTTCAAGGAAAACTGCCCGGACTTACGCAATACACGGGTCATCGATGTGATTCGCGAGTTATCCGATTTCGGTTGTAAGGTTGATGTTGCGGATGCGTGGGCAAATAATGAAGAGGCTGTCCACGAATATGGTATTTCGCTTTGCGAGTTGAGCGAGAAGCAGATATATGACGGCGTGATTTTGACAGTGCCGCATCGTGAGTATGTCGAGATGGGTGCGGAGGAAATCCGTTCGTATCTTAAATCGAGTGGCATTTTCTATGACTTGAAAGGCACGTTCGATAAAACGTCGTCGCACTTGCGCCTGTGA
- a CDS encoding histone-like nucleoid-structuring protein, MvaT/MvaU family, giving the protein MAKINEYYQKKQLMDKLADELRKLEEDNALKRELEFEEKIRGLMKEHNKSAKDVLQVLGAIDPSVSGGKAEAASGSRPKRPLKTYKNPHTGEVVKTRGGNHKTLNEWRDKYGKEAVQGWQQD; this is encoded by the coding sequence ATGGCAAAGATCAATGAGTATTACCAGAAGAAACAGCTTATGGATAAGCTTGCAGATGAGCTGCGCAAACTCGAGGAAGACAATGCGCTGAAGCGCGAGCTTGAGTTTGAAGAGAAGATCCGCGGCTTGATGAAGGAGCACAACAAGTCTGCGAAAGACGTGCTGCAGGTACTGGGCGCAATCGATCCGTCTGTTTCCGGCGGAAAAGCCGAAGCGGCTTCAGGCTCACGTCCGAAGCGTCCGCTGAAAACCTACAAGAATCCGCATACCGGTGAGGTCGTCAAGACTCGCGGTGGCAACCATAAGACGCTGAACGAGTGGCGCGATAAGTACGGTAAGGAAGCGGTACAAGGCTGGCAGCAAGACTGA
- a CDS encoding cold-shock protein, translating to MRNPKKAILVALLIAIPAPFILAFCLVTFTPELFQILSKSGSSELATNTPFVLGSAQGIAAYVIAVILFGAAGFLTVALAQGASQTRTQQSNRPEGDGFEDDFGPEGDEEGTVKWFNVKKGFGFIVRDSGDEVFVHFRAIRGRGRRVLRQGQLVRFDVVQADKGLQADNVSILDE from the coding sequence TGCCCTGTTAATCGCTATCCCCGCTCCCTTCATCCTCGCCTTCTGCCTGGTCACCTTCACCCCGGAGCTTTTCCAGATCCTGTCGAAGTCAGGCTCCAGTGAACTGGCAACCAATACACCGTTCGTTCTTGGCAGCGCTCAGGGCATTGCTGCCTACGTCATCGCAGTTATCCTGTTTGGCGCTGCCGGCTTCCTGACCGTCGCCCTGGCACAAGGTGCTTCCCAAACGCGTACTCAGCAGTCCAACCGCCCCGAAGGCGATGGCTTCGAGGACGATTTTGGTCCCGAAGGTGACGAGGAAGGCACGGTTAAGTGGTTCAACGTGAAGAAAGGCTTTGGCTTTATCGTTCGTGACAGCGGTGACGAAGTCTTCGTCCATTTCCGGGCGATTCGTGGGCGCGGCCGTCGGGTGCTCCGCCAGGGACAGCTGGTGCGCTTCGATGTTGTCCAGGCCGACAAAGGTCTTCAGGCGGACAACGTCAGCATTCTCGACGAATAA
- a CDS encoding MBL fold metallo-hydrolase RNA specificity domain-containing protein has protein sequence MIEIKHHGATTGVTGSCHELSVGDAGILIDCGLFQGQEAGHSSTASNLAIDFPIDHIRALVVTHVHIDHVGRIPYLLASGFEGPIICSEPSAFMLPEILEDALKIGFTRDRKLIERVLDLIRSRIVPLPYSQWYSVFAEGECSLSVRLQQAGHILGSAYVECDAWANQVSERIVFSGDLGAPHAPLLPEPTSPERADRLVIESTYGDKDHEDRETRRYRLKAILENALADGGTILVPAFSIGRTQELLYEIESLIHEFGDDEVAEDVSLPHGAKLSWKDLEIVVDSPLAADFTRIYRDLKPYWDAEATELVNEGRHPLSFEQLTVIDSHEDHLNAVSYLARSHRPCVVLAGSGMCTGGRVVNYLKALLGDVRNDVLFVGYQAVGTPGREILSYGPHGGYVELDGERYTIRARVHQVGGYSAHAGQSDLLRFVEGIPETPAEIRIVHGDADAKLAFQHLLETKYDSRILIP, from the coding sequence GTGATTGAAATAAAACACCACGGCGCCACCACAGGCGTTACCGGATCGTGCCACGAATTGAGTGTCGGCGACGCCGGCATTCTCATTGACTGCGGTTTGTTCCAAGGGCAAGAGGCAGGGCATTCATCCACGGCCTCAAACCTTGCCATCGATTTCCCCATCGATCATATACGCGCGCTGGTCGTTACCCACGTGCATATCGACCACGTGGGACGTATACCTTATCTACTCGCGTCTGGCTTCGAGGGTCCGATCATCTGCTCCGAGCCTTCAGCGTTCATGCTGCCGGAAATACTGGAAGACGCGCTGAAGATCGGTTTTACCCGGGATAGAAAGCTCATCGAGCGAGTGCTGGACCTGATTCGCTCTCGAATCGTGCCCCTTCCTTATAGTCAGTGGTATTCGGTATTCGCGGAGGGTGAGTGTTCGCTCTCCGTGCGGTTGCAGCAGGCGGGGCACATTCTGGGCTCGGCTTATGTTGAATGCGACGCCTGGGCAAATCAGGTAAGCGAGCGTATCGTCTTCAGTGGCGATCTCGGCGCCCCGCATGCGCCGCTATTGCCTGAACCAACGTCGCCGGAACGGGCAGACCGGTTAGTGATTGAAAGTACCTACGGCGACAAGGATCATGAAGACAGGGAAACGCGTCGGTACCGGCTGAAGGCTATTCTTGAAAATGCCTTGGCGGACGGTGGCACCATACTCGTGCCTGCATTCAGTATTGGCCGTACGCAGGAGTTGCTATACGAAATTGAAAGTCTCATCCATGAGTTCGGTGACGATGAGGTCGCCGAAGACGTGAGCTTACCTCATGGTGCGAAGCTCTCCTGGAAGGATCTCGAAATTGTCGTGGATTCGCCGTTAGCGGCGGACTTCACGCGTATTTACCGTGACCTTAAGCCCTATTGGGATGCCGAAGCCACAGAGCTCGTCAACGAGGGGCGGCACCCCTTGTCGTTCGAGCAGCTCACCGTCATTGATAGCCACGAAGACCATTTGAACGCGGTGAGTTATCTGGCACGCTCGCATCGTCCGTGTGTTGTGCTGGCCGGTTCGGGAATGTGCACCGGCGGGCGGGTTGTTAATTATCTGAAGGCCCTGTTAGGCGATGTTCGCAACGACGTCCTGTTTGTCGGATACCAGGCAGTCGGTACCCCGGGCAGAGAGATACTCAGCTACGGCCCGCACGGAGGTTATGTTGAGTTGGATGGCGAACGGTATACCATACGCGCTCGGGTTCATCAGGTAGGCGGCTATTCGGCCCATGCGGGACAGAGCGATTTGCTCCGGTTTGTCGAGGGCATTCCCGAAACGCCGGCAGAGATAAGAATTGTACATGGAGATGCAGATGCCAAATTGGCTTTCCAGCATCTTCTCGAAACGAAATACGATAGCAGGATTCTGATCCCCTGA
- a CDS encoding nucleoside-diphosphate sugar epimerase/dehydratase — MINTFLNLPRVYKRLISVSSDVFFLFFAVWAAFALRLEQQIWIPSREQFTVATITVVITVGIFVRLGLYRAVIRYLGDKAFLTIIYGVVASSVTLIVLGYLLQAFVPRSVPIIYGALAFIFVGGTRLGVRMLVNRPRMRSKERVAIVGAGETGMQLASALEQGTEYGPVLFLTFRRANHKSTIKGLPVVDIKHVAKAVQQHRVQRILLALDPNSKVDRKRLLRQLEPLSIPVQTVPSMSELVTGRARINDIRDLDIEDLLGRDPVRPENAIVAGSLYGKSVMVTGAGGSIGSELCRQIIRHKPSRLVLFEQSEFSLYSIERELESINQIESLEVQIHPILGSVCHRRRCEAVMRAFDIETVYHAAAYKHVPLVEHNVIEGIQNNVFGTWHTAEAAISAGVQRFVLISTDKAVRPTNVMGASKRLAELVLQGLAERQADTCFSMVRFGNVLGSSGSVVPLFRDQIRDGGPITVTHPDIIRYFMTIPEASQLVLQAGSMGTGGEVFVLDMGEPVKIAELARKMVHLMGLEEKTSENPEGDIEVLFTGLRPGEKLFEELLIGDDPQGTNHPRIMMAREVSMDWSDVELLLKKLTLASQNFDCGAVIELLREAPTGYSPNGDMVDLVWRNGGDQVVQLSESSVRQLPH; from the coding sequence ATGATCAACACTTTCCTGAATCTACCTCGTGTTTACAAGCGCCTGATCTCAGTTTCTTCCGATGTATTCTTCCTGTTCTTCGCTGTGTGGGCGGCTTTTGCTTTACGTTTGGAGCAGCAGATTTGGATCCCTTCGCGAGAGCAGTTCACTGTTGCCACCATTACGGTCGTTATCACGGTTGGCATTTTTGTACGACTCGGCCTGTACCGCGCCGTCATACGCTATTTGGGCGATAAGGCTTTCCTGACGATTATCTATGGCGTGGTCGCTTCGAGTGTGACCCTTATCGTTTTAGGTTATTTATTGCAGGCGTTCGTGCCGCGCTCTGTCCCTATTATTTACGGTGCTTTGGCTTTTATCTTTGTGGGTGGCACCCGCTTGGGTGTTCGCATGCTCGTCAATCGCCCTCGCATGCGCAGTAAAGAAAGAGTCGCTATTGTTGGCGCGGGCGAGACTGGGATGCAGCTCGCCTCAGCTCTCGAACAAGGCACGGAGTACGGGCCTGTTCTTTTTCTTACGTTTAGGCGAGCCAACCACAAGTCAACGATTAAGGGCTTACCAGTTGTCGACATCAAGCATGTCGCGAAAGCGGTACAGCAGCACCGTGTTCAACGGATCCTGCTCGCGCTGGACCCGAATTCTAAAGTTGATCGCAAAAGATTGCTTAGACAATTAGAGCCGCTTTCAATCCCGGTACAAACTGTTCCTTCCATGTCCGAACTAGTGACCGGCCGGGCGCGTATTAATGATATCCGAGATTTGGATATCGAAGACTTGTTAGGACGCGATCCAGTTCGTCCGGAGAACGCGATTGTTGCTGGCAGTCTCTACGGTAAGTCTGTGATGGTCACCGGTGCGGGCGGCTCGATCGGTTCCGAGCTCTGTCGCCAGATCATCCGTCACAAACCCTCTCGCCTTGTTTTGTTTGAACAGTCGGAGTTTTCGCTTTATTCGATTGAGCGTGAGCTGGAATCGATCAATCAGATTGAGAGCTTAGAGGTACAGATCCACCCGATTCTGGGTAGTGTTTGCCACCGCCGCAGATGCGAAGCCGTCATGCGGGCTTTTGATATTGAGACGGTCTATCACGCTGCCGCCTACAAGCATGTTCCGCTGGTTGAGCACAATGTTATTGAGGGTATACAGAACAATGTCTTTGGGACCTGGCATACCGCAGAGGCTGCTATCAGTGCGGGCGTCCAGCGCTTTGTGCTGATTTCAACAGATAAAGCGGTGCGGCCGACGAACGTGATGGGCGCCTCCAAACGATTGGCTGAACTCGTGCTTCAGGGATTGGCAGAGCGTCAGGCCGATACCTGCTTTTCCATGGTGCGATTCGGCAACGTATTGGGTTCTTCTGGGTCGGTCGTGCCGCTGTTCCGCGATCAGATTCGTGATGGTGGGCCTATTACGGTCACGCATCCAGACATTATTCGATACTTCATGACCATCCCAGAAGCCAGTCAGCTCGTGCTGCAAGCCGGAAGCATGGGAACGGGTGGTGAGGTTTTCGTACTGGATATGGGGGAGCCGGTAAAAATAGCCGAATTGGCGCGGAAGATGGTCCATCTGATGGGGCTCGAAGAGAAAACGTCCGAAAATCCGGAAGGGGACATCGAGGTGTTGTTCACCGGTCTTCGCCCGGGAGAAAAACTTTTCGAGGAGCTGCTCATTGGGGACGACCCGCAAGGTACCAATCATCCTCGGATCATGATGGCCAGGGAAGTGTCGATGGATTGGTCCGATGTCGAGCTACTGTTAAAGAAGCTGACCTTGGCCAGTCAGAACTTTGATTGTGGCGCCGTCATCGAACTTCTACGGGAGGCGCCCACCGGCTACTCACCGAATGGGGATATGGTTGACCTCGTTTGGCGGAACGGAGGAGACCAGGTGGTTCAGTTAAGTGAGAGTTCGGTCAGGCAGTTGCCTCACTGA